Proteins from a genomic interval of Helicoverpa armigera isolate CAAS_96S chromosome 9, ASM3070526v1, whole genome shotgun sequence:
- the LOC110369753 gene encoding macrophage mannose receptor 1: MEKYVIVVLSVVLTSTVVQTAYKPNALKQYRKDYEYNPKTDAFYKLHIESARHWEVKDRCKVEGAEPMVPISDFDIMQVHAMLKQFGDIGKYVWVGDDGLSHDSAEEPAIIDLDPEDDDIEETGECDVVTRDGDIETMYCYRDLPFICKVEAKDAPYDPHCNVFGKDYVHYPLVGSCYKIPKIAYSWSEAYSECFAEGAHLVVINSAMEHEAIWNLTNTGPKVPGARASYFFFAGYRAERPVGFEPVEFRTIFNQTLDEAGFSAWSENEPNNALHNEYCGSIFQNDGKLNDLDCSHRFAFICEIEVTWSP; the protein is encoded by the exons ATGGAGAAATACGTGATTGTAGTGCTCAGTGTTGTGctaa CCTCCACAGTTGTCCAAACGGCCTACAAACCAAACGCGTTAAAACAATACCGAAAAGACTATGAGTACAATCCTAAGACAGATGCATTCTACAAACTGCACATCGAGTCAGCGAGGCATTGGGAGGTGAAGGACCGGTGTAAG GTGGAGGGAGCGGAACCAATGGTCCCGATATCAGACTTCGATATAATGCAAGTGCACGCCATGCTGAAGCAGTTCGGTGACATCGGCAAGTATGTGTGGGTGGGAGATGATGGACTTAGCCATGATTCTGCTGAGGAACCCGCTATTATTGATT TGGATCCCGAAGACGATGATATAGAAGAAACAGGGGAGTGCGATGTGGTGACGCGTGATGGTGACATAGAAACTATGTACTGCTACCGAGATCTGCCGTTTATTTGCAAAGTGGAAGCTAAGGACGCTCCCTATGACCCACATTGCAATGTCTTTGGGAAAG ACTACGTACACTACCCATTAGTGGGCAGTTGCTACAAGATCCCGAAGATCGCATATTCTTGGAGCGAAGCCTACTCTGAGTGTTTTGCGGAGGGGGCTCATCTCGTGGTCATCAACTCCGCGATGGAACACGAAGCCATTTGGAACCTTACGAATACAGGGCCTAAGGTTCCAGGTGCCAGAGCATCGTACTTCTTCTTTGCTGGCTACAGAGCAGAAAGACCGGTTGGATTTGAGCCTGTTGAGTTTAGGACTATATTTA ACCAAACCTTAGACGAAGCTGGCTTCAGCGCGTGGTCGGAAAACGAGCCAAACAACGCCCTTCACAACGAGTACTGTGGCTCCATCTTCCAGAATGATGGCAAACTAAACGATCTGGACTGCTCCCATCGTTTCGCATTCATTTGTGAAATAGAAGTCACTTGGTCTCCATAG